A single region of the Winslowiella toletana genome encodes:
- the minE gene encoding cell division topological specificity factor MinE: MALLDFFLSRKKSTANIAKERLQIIVAERRRGDSEPHYLPQLKRDILEVICKYVKIDPEMVTVQLDQKGDDISILELNVTLPEVEETTK, from the coding sequence ATGGCCTTACTCGATTTCTTTTTATCCCGTAAAAAGAGCACAGCTAATATAGCCAAGGAACGGCTGCAAATCATCGTGGCAGAACGTAGAAGGGGCGATAGTGAGCCCCACTATCTTCCGCAGTTGAAGCGCGACATACTGGAAGTGATCTGCAAGTATGTAAAAATAGATCCAGAGATGGTAACCGTACAGCTGGATCAAAAAGGAGATGACATTTCGATTCTGGAGCTGAACGTTACGCTGCCAGAAGTGGAAGAAACCACGAAATGA